Proteins from one Desulfonema limicola genomic window:
- a CDS encoding phosphomannomutase/phosphoglucomutase, producing MNPEIFREYDIRGIAGKDLTEQDVLLLGKAIGTLMIQNNCTNLTVGRDCRETSDLYSEQLINGLLSAGCNITDIGICPTPVLYFSIQHLSCDGGVAVTASHNPKEYNGFKICMGQESVHGKDIQKILNIMNAKSFVQGKGSLAKQDVLTDYKAYIEKNITLSVPLKIGVDAGNGTAGVAAVPILKSLGCEVHDIYCEMDGTFPNHEADPTVFKNMKDLIALVQEKNLDLGIGYDGDGDRIGVVDEKGNIVYGDKLMILFAREILSRKPGAVFISEVKCSKVMYDDIEKHGGRAVMWKTGHSLIKAKMKEENAALAGEMSGHMFFKDRYLGYDDAIYASCRLLEILADTGKKISELLADLPKTFTTPEIRVECPDNKKFDIVKKVTQYFKEHYNVIDIDGVRVLFDDGWGLVRASNTQPALVLRFEAMSESRLAEIRNLVESVLDEMKK from the coding sequence ATGAACCCTGAAATTTTCAGAGAATATGACATAAGAGGTATTGCAGGCAAAGACTTAACAGAACAAGATGTGCTTTTGCTTGGAAAAGCCATTGGTACATTGATGATTCAGAATAATTGTACAAATCTTACAGTGGGCAGGGACTGCCGTGAAACATCTGATTTGTATTCAGAGCAGTTAATAAACGGACTTTTGTCAGCAGGATGCAATATAACAGACATTGGAATATGTCCCACACCTGTTTTGTATTTTTCTATTCAGCATTTATCCTGTGATGGCGGAGTTGCGGTAACAGCCAGCCATAATCCAAAAGAATATAACGGCTTTAAAATCTGTATGGGTCAGGAATCTGTTCATGGTAAAGATATTCAAAAAATATTGAATATTATGAATGCAAAATCCTTTGTACAGGGCAAAGGGTCCCTTGCTAAACAGGATGTGCTGACAGACTATAAAGCATATATTGAAAAAAATATCACTTTGTCCGTTCCACTTAAAATCGGGGTGGATGCAGGAAACGGCACTGCCGGGGTTGCTGCTGTTCCCATATTGAAAAGTCTTGGGTGCGAGGTTCATGATATTTATTGTGAAATGGACGGCACTTTCCCTAATCATGAGGCTGATCCGACAGTATTCAAAAATATGAAAGACCTTATTGCCCTTGTGCAGGAAAAGAATCTTGATCTTGGAATAGGTTATGATGGAGATGGCGACCGTATCGGTGTTGTTGATGAAAAAGGCAATATTGTTTACGGGGATAAGCTGATGATCCTTTTTGCCCGTGAGATTCTTTCAAGAAAACCAGGTGCTGTTTTTATTTCTGAAGTCAAATGTTCAAAAGTCATGTATGATGATATTGAAAAACACGGCGGCAGGGCTGTTATGTGGAAAACAGGTCATTCATTGATAAAAGCAAAGATGAAAGAAGAAAATGCAGCCCTGGCAGGAGAGATGAGCGGTCATATGTTTTTTAAGGATCGTTATCTGGGATATGATGACGCAATCTATGCTTCCTGCCGTCTTCTTGAGATACTGGCAGATACTGGCAAAAAGATTTCCGAGCTTCTGGCAGACCTGCCTAAAACCTTTACGACCCCCGAAATCAGGGTTGAATGTCCTGATAATAAGAAATTTGATATAGTAAAAAAAGTAACCCAATATTTTAAAGAACATTATAATGTTATTGATATTGACGGGGTAAGGGTTCTTTTTGATGATGGATGGGGGCTGGTTCGGGCTTCAAATACACAGCCAGCACTGGTTTTACGATTTGAAGCCATGTCTGAATCAAGGCTGGCTGAAATTAGAAATCTTGTAGAATCTGTGCTTGATGAAATGAAAAAATAA